In one Nitrospira sp. CR1.1 genomic region, the following are encoded:
- the pdhA gene encoding pyruvate dehydrogenase (acetyl-transferring) E1 component subunit alpha, whose protein sequence is MTVSMTREQGLELLRQMVRIRRFEERAAELYQLGKIHGFLHLYIGEEAVAAGSIPALASEDAIVATYREHGHALVRGASMRSLMAELFGKTTGCARGRGGSMHFFDASRRFYGGLAIVGGGLPVAVGLALADKLQGRARVTACYFGDGAVAEGEFHESLNLAALWNLPVLFVCENNLYAMGTALARHQSQPDIAEKARAYALTAHTVDGMDVLAVDVATRLAVEFVRQGHGPYFLECRTYRFRAHSMYDAELYRTKDEVSEWKQRDPIVTFQQSLRAAKLLHDEDWDNLDASIAAEVADAVAFAEAGPWEPLEDLTKDVYSPMLDDQRSPSG, encoded by the coding sequence ATGACGGTGTCGATGACTCGCGAACAGGGTTTGGAGTTGCTCCGGCAGATGGTGCGAATCCGCCGGTTCGAAGAGCGGGCGGCGGAACTCTACCAACTCGGAAAGATCCACGGGTTTCTTCACCTGTACATCGGGGAAGAAGCTGTGGCCGCCGGCTCCATTCCCGCCCTGGCGAGCGAAGATGCCATCGTCGCCACCTATCGTGAACATGGCCACGCGCTCGTCCGCGGCGCCTCGATGAGATCGTTGATGGCCGAGTTGTTCGGCAAGACGACAGGCTGCGCGCGCGGGCGCGGAGGTTCCATGCACTTCTTCGACGCCTCACGCCGCTTCTACGGCGGGCTCGCGATCGTCGGCGGCGGGTTGCCGGTGGCGGTGGGGTTGGCGCTCGCCGACAAGCTGCAAGGCCGCGCACGCGTCACCGCCTGCTATTTCGGCGACGGCGCCGTGGCCGAAGGCGAATTTCACGAATCCTTGAACCTCGCCGCCCTATGGAACCTGCCGGTGCTGTTCGTTTGCGAGAATAATCTGTACGCCATGGGCACCGCGCTGGCCCGCCACCAATCGCAACCGGACATCGCGGAAAAAGCGAGAGCTTATGCGCTGACGGCTCACACCGTCGACGGCATGGATGTCCTGGCCGTCGACGTGGCCACACGCCTCGCGGTCGAGTTCGTGCGACAAGGCCATGGCCCCTACTTTCTGGAGTGCCGCACCTACCGCTTCCGCGCCCATTCCATGTATGACGCCGAACTCTATCGCACCAAGGACGAAGTGAGCGAATGGAAACAGCGCGACCCGATTGTCACATTCCAACAATCACTACGCGCCGCCAAGCTTTTGCACGATGAGGATTGGGACAACCTGGACGCGTCGATTGCCGCCGAGGTCGCCGACGCCGTGGCCTTCGCGGAGGCCGGACCATGGGAGCCGCTCGAAGATCTCACCAAGGATGTG